The Setaria italica strain Yugu1 chromosome IX, Setaria_italica_v2.0, whole genome shotgun sequence genome has a window encoding:
- the LOC101776889 gene encoding aldehyde oxidase GLOX produces the protein MELRLVGETRASRRHLVLLLLLACAYASGIAPASGSGGRWDLLQRSIGVSAMHMQLLHNDRVIIFDRTDFGRSNLSLPGGRCRVNPRERALPGGDCTAHSAEYDVAANAARPLFVFTDTWCSSGTVAPDGTLVQTGGWNDGYRNARTMPVCGGSDGKSCDWSEKQDALAANRWYATNQILPDGRAFIIGGRRQFSYEFYPKADPSDTSVIQMPFLVQTRDPEENNLYPFVHLNIDGNLFIFAKNRAILLDYKRNKVARTYPVLADGDPRNYPSSGSSVLLPLKPNPTEAEVLVCGGAPSGSYNSTKGSARTFVPALATCGRIKITDPSPAWVIETMPSPRVMGDMILLPNGAEVAIINGAADGTAGWEAAGTPNYAPVIYRPDRSPGDRFEEQAATGVARLYHSSVVLLRDGRLLVGGSNPHTYYNFSGVEFPTELSLEAFSPEYLDQSNDMLRPRILDPSPIGAASSVSYGTTLKLQFSVPASARRRRGGAGGFGLGEVSVTMVAPSFTTHSFAMNQRLLFLEVGKTAAVRGRAGTYNVSATMPATAVLAPPGYYMVFVVNGHVPSEGIWVHIQ, from the coding sequence ATGGAGCTTAGATTGGTTGGGGAGACCCGTGCTAGCCGTCGCCACCTCGTTCTCCTCCTGCTCCTAGCCTGCGCCTACGCCAGCGGCATTGCAccggcgagcggcagcggcgggaggtGGGACCTCCTGCAGCGCAGCATCGGGGTGTCGGCGATGCACATGCAGCTGCTGCACAACGACCGCGTCATCATCTTCGACCGCACCGACTTCGGCCGCTCCAACCTCTCCCTCCCCGGCGGCCGCTGCCGCGTCAACCCGCGGGAGCGCGCGCTCCCCGGCGGGGACTGCACAGCGCACTCCGCCGAGTACGACGTCGCGGCCAACGCGGCGCGACCGCTCTTCGTCTTCACCGACACCTGGTGCTCCTCGGGCACCGTCGCGCCCGACGGCACGCTCGTCCAGACCGGCGGCTGGAACGACGGCTACCGCAACGCGCGCACCATGCCCGtgtgcggcggcagcgacggcaaGAGCTGCGACTGGTCCGAGAAGCAGGACGCGCTCGCCGCCAACCGGTGGTACGCCACCAACCAGATCCTCCCCGACGGCCGCGCGTTCATCATCGGTGGCCGGAGGCAGTTCAGCTACGAGTTCTACCCCAAGGCTGACCCTTCCGATACGTCTGTCATCCAGATGCCATTTTTGGTACAGACGAGGGATCCCGAGGAGAACAATCTTTATCCGTTCGTACACCTCAACATAGATGGCAACCTTTTCATCTTCGCCAAGAACCGCGCCATCCTCCTGGACTACAAGCGGAACAAGGTCGCGCGGACGTACCCCGTGCTTGCCGACGGCGACCCCAGGAACTACCCCAGCTCGGGCTCGTCGGTGCTTCTCCCGCTGAAACCCAACCCCACCGAGGCAGAGGTCCTGGTCTGCGGCGGCGCGCCATCGGGCTCCTACAACTCCACGAAGGGCAGCGCCCGCACCTTCGTTCCGGCGCTGGCGACGTGCGGTCGGATCAAGATCACCGACCCCTCGCCGGCGTGGGTCATCGAAACAATGCCGTCGCCGCGGGTGATGGGCGACATGATCCTGCTGCCGAACGGCGCGGAGGTGGCGATCATCAACGGCGCCGCGGACGGCACCGCCGGGTGGGAGGCCGCCGGCACCCCGAACTACGCGCCCGTCATCTACCGGCCCGACCGCTCGCCGGGGGACCGGTTCGAGGAGCAGGCCGCGACGGGCGTCGCCCGGCTGTACCACTCCTCGGTGGTGCTCCTCCGCGACGGCCGGCTGCTGGTGGGCGGCAGCAACCCGCACACCTACTACAACTTCAGCGGCGTGGAGTTCCCTACCGAACTCAGCCTGGAGGCCTTCTCGCCGGAGTACCTCGACCAGTCCAACGACATGCTCCGCCCCAGGATCCTTGATCCGTCCCCGATCGGCGCGGCGTCGAGCGTGTCCTACGGCACGACGCTGAAGCTGCAGTTCTCGGTCCCGGCGTCCGCGAGGAgaaggcgcggcggcgccggtggatTTGGCCTCGGGGAGGTGTCGGTGACGATGGTGGCGCCGTCGTTCACGACGCACTCGTTCGCCATGAACCAGCGGCTGCTGTTCCTGGAGGTTGGCAagacggcggcggtgcgtgGGCGGGCCGGCACGTACAACGTGTCCGCTACGATGCCGGCGACGGCAGTCCTGGCGCCGCCGGGGTACTACATGGTGTTCGTGGTGAACGGGCACGTCCCCAGCGAGGGGATCTGGGTCCACATACAGTGA